A window of the Miscanthus floridulus cultivar M001 chromosome 14, ASM1932011v1, whole genome shotgun sequence genome harbors these coding sequences:
- the LOC136505528 gene encoding uncharacterized protein has translation MAPSPDANGCLGFGLSAAAHPYAATHGRSGVDGHLHGAPRGGGAPGAAVRGTADTGAAAHGGGTTSSSLLVGRRSPPPMPHGRGREAPAEGFAGSMAVSNNRPHRRPLPCFLAMD, from the exons ATGGCTCCATCTCCCGATGCTAACGGCTGCCTAGGGTTTGGCCTCTCCGCCGCTGCCCATCCGTACGCGGCCACGCATGGCCGCAGCGGCGTGGACGGCCATCTGCACGGGGctccccgcggcggcggcgctcccggCGCGGCAGTCCGCGGCACAGCCGATACCGGCGCAGCGGCCCACGGCGGCGGCACCACGTCCTCCAGCCTCCTCGTCGGCCGCCGCTCTCCACCTCCGATGCCCCATGGACGGGGACGGGAGGCCCCAGCCGAGGGCTTCGCGGGGTCCATGGCTGTTAGCAACAACCGCCCCCACAG GAGGCCATTACCTTGCTTCCTTGCTATGGATTGA